The Salvia splendens isolate huo1 chromosome 21, SspV2, whole genome shotgun sequence genome includes a window with the following:
- the LOC121784719 gene encoding serine/threonine-protein kinase D6PK-like isoform X1 produces the protein MASKSGSRTPGSLQQRVVSSQHATKANDNESSNKPKPIDPEQLGEPDKATKEDAESNKSANGKKSSLIFSDTSDSNISFSGSERASKTQDLELNDIRSSRETSFDQGKKSSGLGSVKVSDGTNSLAKSSGSTKVSERAEFIESGKSSICRGSTSSDVSDESTCSSFSSSINKPHKANDVRWEAIQAVRFRDGALGLNHFRLLKRLGCGDIGSVYLAELSGTKCYFAMKVMDKASLASRKKLVRAQTEREILQSLDHPFLPTLYTHFDTDKFSCLLMEVCPGGDLHTLRQRQPGKHFSEQAAKFYVAEVLLALEYLHMLGIVYRDLKPENVLVRDDGHIMLSDFDLSLRCAVSPTLVKTSSITSDPQNKNSTYCAQPACIEPACIQPSCVLPTMCFSPRLFSSKSKKDRKPKNDIGNQVSPLPELIAEPTNARSMSFVGTHEYLAPEIIKGEGHGSPVDWWTFGIFLYELLFAKTPFKGSGNRATLFNVVGQPLRFPESPVVSFAARDLIRGLLVKEPQHRLGYKRGATEIKQHPFFEGVNWALIRCASPPDVPKPVDYEQMPLPTNDKTPTSVAATDQKSDKYLEFDFF, from the exons ATGGCCTCGAAAAGTGGCTCTAGAACTCCGGGGAGTTTGCAACAAAGAGTTGTTAGTAGTCAGCATGCTACCAAGGCGAATGATAACGAATCTTCTAACAAGCCCAAGCCGATTGATCCTGAGCAATTAGGCGAGCCTGATAAGGCGACTAAAGAAGATGCCGAGTCCAACAAATCTGCGAATGGTAAAAAGAGTTCTTTGATCTTTTCTGACACCTCAGACTCCAATATCTCTTTCTCCGGGTCTGAAAGGGCATCTAAAACTCAAGATCTTGAGTTAAACGACATTAGAAGCTCACGGGAAACTTCCTTTGATCAGGGAAAGAAATCATCTGGTCTAGGGAGTGTAAAGGTTAGTGATGGAACCAATAGCCTTGCGAAAAGCAGTGGAAGCACCAAAGTGAGCGAGCGTGCTGAGTTCATTGAGAGTGGAAAGAGCAGCATATGTCGGGGAAGTACAAGCAGTGATGTCAGCGATGAGAGCACCTGTAGCAGCTTTAGTAGCAGCATCAATAAGCCTCACAAAGCAAATGATGTTCGATGGGAAGCCATCCAAGCTGTCCGCTTCAGGGATGGCGCATTGGGTTTGAACCATTTCAGGCTCCTAAAACGGTTAGGTTGCGGAGACATTGGGAGTGTTTATCTGGCCGAGTTGAGCGGGACAAAATGTTACTTTGCAATGAAAGTAATGGACAAGGCATCTCTTGCAAGTCGCAAGAAGCTTGTTCGTGCTCAGACAGAAAGAGAGATTCTACAGTCCCTGGACCATCCATTTCTTCCTACTCTATACACCCATTTCGACACAGATAAATTTTCATGTCTGCTGATGGAAGTCTGCCCTGGTGGAGACTTACATACTCTTCGTCAAAGACAGCCAGGAAAGCACTTCTCCGAGCAAGCGGCCAA ATTTTATGTTGCTGAAGTGCTGCTAGCTTTGGAGTATTTGCACATGCTTGGTATTGTGTATCGTGACCTTAAGCCTGAAAACGTCCTTGTTAGGGATGACGGACATATAATGCTCTCAGACTTTGATCTTTCTCTTCGTTGTGCTGTTAGCCCAACTTTGGTAAAGACCTCATCCATAACTTCTGATCCTCAGAATAAAAATTCCACATACTGTGCGCAGCCGGCATGCATTGAACCGGCTTGCATTCAGCCATCATGTGTTCTTCCGACTATGTGCTTTTCTCCTCGTCTGTTTTCAAGCAAATCCAAGAAGGACAGGAAGCCCAAAAATGATATCGGAAATCAGGTCAGCCCACTGCCAGAGCTGATTGCTGAGCCAACCAATGCTCGTTCGATGTCTTTTGTTGGAACACACGAGTATTTGGCACCGGAAATCATCAAAGGAGAAGGTCATGGAAGTCCAGTGGATTGGTGGACTTTTGGGATCTTTCTATATGAGCTCTTGTTTGCTAAAACTCCATTTAAAGGATCTGGGAATCGAGCCACATTGTTCAATGTTGTAGGACAGCCCCTCCGGTTTCCAGAGTCCCCTGTTGTCAGTTTCGCAGCTAGGGACTTGATTAGGGGTTTGCTTGTGAAAGAGCCTCAGCACAGATTAGGCTACAAAAGAGGTGCAACTGAGATAAAGCAACACCCTTTCTTTGAAGGAGTTAATTGGGCTTTAATACGCTGTGCCAGCCCTCCAGACGTCCCAAAACCTGTTGATTACGAGCAAATGCCTCTCCCGAC
- the LOC121784719 gene encoding serine/threonine-protein kinase D6PKL2-like isoform X2, producing the protein MPSPTNLRMGKKSSGLGSVKVSDGTNSLAKSSGSTKVSERAEFIESGKSSICRGSTSSDVSDESTCSSFSSSINKPHKANDVRWEAIQAVRFRDGALGLNHFRLLKRLGCGDIGSVYLAELSGTKCYFAMKVMDKASLASRKKLVRAQTEREILQSLDHPFLPTLYTHFDTDKFSCLLMEVCPGGDLHTLRQRQPGKHFSEQAAKFYVAEVLLALEYLHMLGIVYRDLKPENVLVRDDGHIMLSDFDLSLRCAVSPTLVKTSSITSDPQNKNSTYCAQPACIEPACIQPSCVLPTMCFSPRLFSSKSKKDRKPKNDIGNQVSPLPELIAEPTNARSMSFVGTHEYLAPEIIKGEGHGSPVDWWTFGIFLYELLFAKTPFKGSGNRATLFNVVGQPLRFPESPVVSFAARDLIRGLLVKEPQHRLGYKRGATEIKQHPFFEGVNWALIRCASPPDVPKPVDYEQMPLPTNDKTPTSVAATDQKSDKYLEFDFF; encoded by the exons ATGCCGAGTCCAACAAATCTGCGAATG GGAAAGAAATCATCTGGTCTAGGGAGTGTAAAGGTTAGTGATGGAACCAATAGCCTTGCGAAAAGCAGTGGAAGCACCAAAGTGAGCGAGCGTGCTGAGTTCATTGAGAGTGGAAAGAGCAGCATATGTCGGGGAAGTACAAGCAGTGATGTCAGCGATGAGAGCACCTGTAGCAGCTTTAGTAGCAGCATCAATAAGCCTCACAAAGCAAATGATGTTCGATGGGAAGCCATCCAAGCTGTCCGCTTCAGGGATGGCGCATTGGGTTTGAACCATTTCAGGCTCCTAAAACGGTTAGGTTGCGGAGACATTGGGAGTGTTTATCTGGCCGAGTTGAGCGGGACAAAATGTTACTTTGCAATGAAAGTAATGGACAAGGCATCTCTTGCAAGTCGCAAGAAGCTTGTTCGTGCTCAGACAGAAAGAGAGATTCTACAGTCCCTGGACCATCCATTTCTTCCTACTCTATACACCCATTTCGACACAGATAAATTTTCATGTCTGCTGATGGAAGTCTGCCCTGGTGGAGACTTACATACTCTTCGTCAAAGACAGCCAGGAAAGCACTTCTCCGAGCAAGCGGCCAA ATTTTATGTTGCTGAAGTGCTGCTAGCTTTGGAGTATTTGCACATGCTTGGTATTGTGTATCGTGACCTTAAGCCTGAAAACGTCCTTGTTAGGGATGACGGACATATAATGCTCTCAGACTTTGATCTTTCTCTTCGTTGTGCTGTTAGCCCAACTTTGGTAAAGACCTCATCCATAACTTCTGATCCTCAGAATAAAAATTCCACATACTGTGCGCAGCCGGCATGCATTGAACCGGCTTGCATTCAGCCATCATGTGTTCTTCCGACTATGTGCTTTTCTCCTCGTCTGTTTTCAAGCAAATCCAAGAAGGACAGGAAGCCCAAAAATGATATCGGAAATCAGGTCAGCCCACTGCCAGAGCTGATTGCTGAGCCAACCAATGCTCGTTCGATGTCTTTTGTTGGAACACACGAGTATTTGGCACCGGAAATCATCAAAGGAGAAGGTCATGGAAGTCCAGTGGATTGGTGGACTTTTGGGATCTTTCTATATGAGCTCTTGTTTGCTAAAACTCCATTTAAAGGATCTGGGAATCGAGCCACATTGTTCAATGTTGTAGGACAGCCCCTCCGGTTTCCAGAGTCCCCTGTTGTCAGTTTCGCAGCTAGGGACTTGATTAGGGGTTTGCTTGTGAAAGAGCCTCAGCACAGATTAGGCTACAAAAGAGGTGCAACTGAGATAAAGCAACACCCTTTCTTTGAAGGAGTTAATTGGGCTTTAATACGCTGTGCCAGCCCTCCAGACGTCCCAAAACCTGTTGATTACGAGCAAATGCCTCTCCCGAC
- the LOC121783206 gene encoding BTB/POZ domain-containing protein At5g47800-like — MKFMKLGLNPDTFYTDETTRTLLSDVPADLTIRIDGMTYLLHKSCLVPKCGLLQRLCSEKDDGGSISVDLHDIPGGEEAFELCAKFCYGITISLSAHNFVPAFCAASFLRMTEKFEHGNFIAKLEAFFSSCILQAWKDALIALQNAERLHEWCVNLGVVRRCVESIVDKILTPPTKVRWSYTYTRPGYVRKQRKSVPKDWWTEDLSCLGIDVFSSIVTTISSTSMLQPQLIGEALHVYAHCWLLNSSRESPNRKRKILETIVKLIPAEKGSVSVKFLLRLLSATNSLGASPVSKAELLRLSGLQLHEATLPDLLLPTSHDVDLVKTVAWSFLRQWKRRSSAGERESLREMHKVGKLIDSYLQVVAKDARMPAQKMVALIETLPATARPQHDHLYKAINIYLKAHPDASKANKKHLCSFLDCQKLSPEVRSHASKNERLPLRTVVQVLFFEQEKSNTTASKVSSTAAEEQGNGTRSKAPGTNGAHLIKELSFKVKVETEKEKKREVAGDAAPQLNPHSKAQMRSLSKMTYIKR, encoded by the exons ATGAAGTTTATGAAACTTGGATTAAATCCAGACACCTTTTACACAGATGAGACAACGAG GACTTTGCTATCAGATGTGCCAGCTGACCTCACCATTAGGATAGATGGCATGACCTATCTTCTCCACAAG TCTTGTCTTGTTCCAAAATGTGGCCTATTGCAACGGCTTTGCTCTGAGAAAGACGACGGTGGGAGCATCTCTGtagacctacacgacatcccgGGAGGTGAGGAGGCGTTCGAGCTCTGTGCTAAGTTCTGTTATGGGATCACAATCAGCCTCAGTGCACACAACTTTGTGCCAGCCTTCTGCGCTGCTAGTTTCCTGCGTATGACCGAGAAATTCGAACACGGGAACTTCATTGCAAAGCTGGAGGCCTTCTTCTCGTCGTGCATCCTCCAAGCGTGGAAGGACGCTCTCATCGCACTACAGAACGCTGAGAGATTGCACGAGTGGTGTGTGAATCTTGGTGTTGTGAGACGATGCGTTGAGTCCATCGTTGACAAGATTCTAACGCCTCCAACGAAGGTTAGGTGGTCTTACACGTATACAAGGCCGGGATACGTCAGGAAACAGCGCAAATCAGTACCAAAGGACTGGTGGACAGAGGACTTATCCTGCCTAGGCATAGACGTGTTTAGCAGCATAGTCACAACAATCTCTTCAACCAGCATGCTGCAGCCGCAGCTCATTGGCGAGGCATTGCACGTCTACGCGCACTGCTGGCTGCTCAATTCCTCCCGCGAATCTCCCAACAGAAAACGGAAAATCCTTGAGACGATTGTGAAGCTCATTCCAGCGGAGAAAGGGTCTGTCTCGGTCAAATTCCTGCTGAGGCTCCTCAGTGCCACGAACTCTCTTGGAGCGTCTCCAGTGTCAAAAGCAGAGCTCCTGAGGCTGTCCGGGCTGCAGCTACACGAGGCCACGCTTCCGGACTTGCTGCTTCCCACCTCACACGACGTTGATCTGGTTAAGACGGTTGCATGGAGCTTCTTGAGGCAGTGGAAACGTCGCAGCTCAGCAGGCGAAAGGGAGTCGCTGCGAGAGATGCATAAGGTGGGGAAGCTCATTGATTCTTACCTGCAAGTAGTTGCAAAGGATGCAAGAATGCCAGCTCAGAAAATGGTGGCTCTGATTGAAACTCTTCCAGCAACAGCAAGGCCTCAACATGACCATCTTTACAAAGCAATCAACATCTATCTCAAG GCACATCCTGATGCGAGCAAAGCAAATAAGAAACACCTCTGCAGCTTCTTAGACTGCCAAAAACTGTCTCCAGAAGTGCGATCTCACGCTAGCAAGAACGAGCGGCTGCCACTAAGAACGGTCGTGCAAGTCCTCTTCTTCGAGCAGGAGAAAAGCAACACCACGGCTTCGAAGGTAAGTAGCACTGCAGCGGAGGAGCAAGGCAATGGGACTAGGTCTAAAGCGCCCGGAACAAACggagcacatctcatcaaagaGTTGAGTTTTAAGGTGAAGGTGGAGacggagaaggagaagaagagggAGGTTGCGGGAGATGCTGCACCGCAGCTAAATCCTCATAGCAAAGCTCAAATGAGAAGTTTATCGAAGATGACATACATTAAACGCTGA